Proteins encoded within one genomic window of Candidatus Alcyoniella australis:
- a CDS encoding SDR family NAD(P)-dependent oxidoreductase: MYEDLKGKTALISGAGKRTGIGYAIAEKLAANGANVIIADIGAIAGGDFAVRTGSREEMESIAADLAQRYGVKGLAVDLDVTNAQSIAKMVEQISENFDQLDVLCNNAGASFGVPNSVVSYDEAAWMKTVDVNLHGVFRVSRALLPLMLENGGSIVNTASRAGKVPPLLNSAYAVAKAGVIMLTKVMAKELAPAGLRVNAICPGQIMTDLEKWRFGLEADFTGESVEQREQEMIGTIPLGRIGNPGDVGNLVAFLASQASSYLTGQAINITGGQLMEL, from the coding sequence ATGTACGAAGATCTAAAGGGAAAAACGGCACTGATCAGCGGAGCCGGAAAACGCACGGGCATCGGCTATGCCATTGCCGAGAAGCTCGCTGCCAACGGCGCCAACGTAATCATCGCCGACATCGGCGCAATCGCGGGCGGCGACTTTGCGGTGCGCACCGGCTCGCGCGAGGAGATGGAATCGATCGCCGCCGACCTTGCGCAGCGCTACGGCGTCAAGGGTCTGGCCGTGGACCTCGACGTGACCAACGCGCAGAGCATCGCCAAGATGGTCGAGCAGATCAGTGAGAACTTCGATCAGCTCGACGTGCTGTGCAACAACGCCGGCGCATCGTTCGGCGTGCCCAATTCGGTGGTCTCTTACGACGAGGCCGCTTGGATGAAGACCGTCGACGTCAACCTGCACGGCGTGTTCCGCGTGTCGCGTGCCCTGTTGCCGCTGATGCTGGAAAACGGCGGAAGCATCGTCAACACCGCGTCGCGCGCGGGCAAGGTCCCGCCGCTGCTCAACAGCGCCTACGCCGTGGCCAAGGCCGGGGTGATCATGCTCACCAAGGTGATGGCCAAAGAGCTGGCGCCCGCGGGTTTGCGCGTCAACGCGATTTGTCCCGGACAGATCATGACCGACCTGGAGAAGTGGCGCTTCGGCCTCGAGGCCGACTTTACCGGCGAGAGCGTGGAGCAGCGCGAGCAGGAGATGATCGGCACGATTCCCCTGGGGCGCATCGGCAATCCGGGCGACGTGGGCAACCTGGTTGCGTTCCTGGCCTCGCAGGCTTCATCCTATCTCACCGGCCAGGCGATCAACATCACCGGCGGCCAGTTGATGGAGCTATAG
- a CDS encoding neutral/alkaline non-lysosomal ceramidase N-terminal domain-containing protein, producing the protein MVSQLRGKSKARRLRIGFAKREITPPLPFPLAGMGDRHERLASQIRDPLYSRALAVSDGRNAALVISTDLLLITDQLRLAVEQRLQQSGKSYIGLMLSATHTHSACGGYWSAPSAKLFMGTYRQAIFDLLVERIAESAAAALDDLKPAQLSLGQVQTEGLSYNRRHADGPIDRTLGVLTARRARGRDVRLVCFGAHPVAVGFRSYNTASADYPGALIELIERQGFDAMFIVGPVGGVNALFPEGPMEMDVHLRMLSSLLHEQVETAAADERPIKGNDVAFAAGEAKIVLHTPRLFPDDRRWAERLALPLRLYLRRFGHGGMGNVHATRVPVLRAGELVFTGFPADLGHTVGIAARQMIEQAGLQTIGVASQTDDYVGYVHLDEQYDQFESKDRSALWMTIYENGLGFGGRSVGPDLLEAFRGALFSVLPS; encoded by the coding sequence ATGGTTTCACAGCTCAGGGGCAAGTCCAAGGCCCGCAGACTGCGCATTGGTTTTGCCAAACGCGAGATCACTCCGCCGCTGCCCTTCCCGTTGGCCGGGATGGGCGATCGCCACGAGCGCCTGGCCTCGCAGATCCGCGATCCGCTCTACTCCCGGGCGCTGGCCGTATCCGACGGTCGCAACGCCGCGCTGGTGATCTCGACCGACCTCCTGCTGATCACCGACCAACTGCGCCTTGCGGTTGAACAGCGTCTGCAACAGTCCGGCAAAAGTTATATCGGTCTGATGCTCAGCGCCACGCACACCCATTCGGCCTGCGGTGGATATTGGTCTGCGCCTTCGGCCAAACTGTTCATGGGAACTTACCGTCAAGCGATCTTCGACCTGCTGGTGGAACGGATCGCCGAGTCGGCCGCCGCCGCGCTGGACGATCTGAAGCCCGCGCAGCTGAGCCTGGGGCAGGTGCAGACCGAGGGGCTGAGCTACAACCGCCGTCACGCGGATGGTCCCATCGACCGCACCCTTGGCGTGCTCACCGCGCGCCGCGCCCGCGGCCGCGACGTGCGCCTGGTTTGTTTCGGCGCGCATCCGGTTGCTGTCGGGTTTCGCAGCTACAACACAGCCTCGGCCGATTATCCCGGCGCGCTTATCGAGCTGATCGAACGTCAGGGATTTGACGCGATGTTCATCGTCGGCCCGGTGGGCGGAGTCAACGCGCTGTTTCCCGAGGGCCCGATGGAGATGGACGTGCATCTGCGTATGCTCTCCTCGCTGCTGCACGAGCAGGTCGAGACGGCCGCTGCCGACGAGCGGCCGATCAAGGGTAACGACGTGGCTTTCGCCGCGGGCGAGGCCAAAATCGTACTGCATACGCCGCGGCTGTTTCCCGACGATCGGCGCTGGGCCGAGCGCCTGGCGCTACCGCTACGGCTCTATCTGCGGCGCTTCGGCCACGGCGGCATGGGCAACGTACACGCCACGCGCGTGCCCGTGCTGCGTGCCGGAGAGCTGGTGTTCACCGGCTTTCCCGCGGACCTGGGTCATACCGTGGGGATCGCCGCGCGGCAGATGATCGAACAGGCCGGATTGCAGACCATCGGCGTGGCCTCGCAGACCGACGACTACGTGGGCTACGTGCACCTCGACGAGCAGTACGACCAGTTCGAGTCCAAGGACCGCTCAGCGCTGTGGATGACGATCTACGAAAACGGCCTGGGATTCGGCGGCCGCAGCGTGGGACCGGATTTGCTCGAGGCGTTCCGCGGCGCGCTGTTCAGCGTGCTCCCAAGCTAG